One genomic region from Leptolyngbyaceae cyanobacterium JSC-12 encodes:
- a CDS encoding hypothetical protein (IMG reference gene:2510094395), whose protein sequence is MSESPPLNLLMHEIFDRGNVYLVKGRVDIFWFLLREVSFKFLYKASLNELVETIVSSRFEPADFVIVPSSIKELQQLSALKSVPDEQTRIFLLLSEVDGSLSKEAEKVFKSLSGGCFIQVDLNKYEWKQNELVQSALAHLSPRVKNQLLKDIESPNVLLSLAKSSNPLDYDLADEPGVQVNDLLHCLGTPLSLKLWELSSYDMYRLIAAEGEGVGFYKILAGGGTKMGLCPELWVYLSLFLEMPLDPVYAVRLFVRWVFIATTCLQTSKHKGFVVRAAKGKTFYNFSPSNKAFEMLEQLRSNSFSFYSQNIQ, encoded by the coding sequence ATGAGCGAATCTCCACCCCTCAACCTACTTATGCATGAAATATTTGATAGGGGAAACGTTTACTTAGTTAAAGGTAGGGTGGATATTTTCTGGTTTCTACTGCGAGAAGTCTCCTTCAAGTTTTTGTACAAAGCAAGCTTGAACGAACTAGTAGAAACAATAGTTTCATCGAGGTTCGAACCCGCTGACTTTGTTATTGTTCCAAGCTCTATTAAAGAGCTACAACAGCTCAGTGCACTAAAATCCGTTCCAGACGAACAGACAAGAATTTTCTTACTGCTTTCAGAAGTAGATGGCTCTTTATCTAAGGAAGCAGAAAAAGTTTTTAAGTCTCTTTCAGGAGGTTGTTTTATCCAAGTTGATTTGAATAAATACGAATGGAAACAAAACGAATTAGTTCAATCAGCGTTAGCACACTTATCCCCAAGGGTTAAAAACCAACTTTTGAAGGATATTGAATCCCCTAATGTCCTTTTAAGCCTTGCAAAGTCTTCAAATCCACTGGACTATGACCTAGCCGATGAACCAGGTGTTCAAGTCAATGACTTACTGCATTGTCTGGGCACACCCTTATCCCTTAAATTGTGGGAGCTTAGCTCCTATGACATGTATAGATTGATCGCAGCAGAAGGAGAAGGTGTTGGATTTTATAAAATTCTTGCAGGAGGTGGTACTAAAATGGGGTTATGCCCTGAGCTTTGGGTATACCTAAGTCTATTTTTAGAAATGCCTTTAGACCCAGTTTATGCAGTTAGATTATTTGTACGCTGGGTGTTCATAGCTACCACTTGTTTACAAACAAGTAAGCATAAAGGATTTGTAGTTCGTGCTGCAAAAGGTAAAACCTTTTATAATTTCTCCCCGTCAAATAAAGCTTTTGAAATGTTGGAGCAATTACGCTCTAACTCTTTTTCCTTTTATTCACAAAACATCCAATGA
- a CDS encoding hypothetical protein (IMG reference gene:2510094394) — protein sequence MSNEEIQNSEVTSELDNVTSDLNDLFANLDNLSEGDLQITERKAGSLASLAEELAKGGTFNPEWKFRLCKPSSESLLTWFVPTTDIKECPYEVLAVRGVPVGIFHGLSLYDSNTSNTVCHTVAIVPDKDTVYYNELGPLTQPLYNGVAYQKENTPSRDIIRMYPYGSRKFSCAECIKAGLHQQQYISKDGTVQTDKCNGSSSILIVVSHLAISKTDLTTKTRKVEWVPVQAVKDSDGNQVYKGPFVLHVSIRAGSARFPNDALTNLTPPDTKCWSKFYAELAQNDLVTDYLGHENVGHLLAPVLVEMWAGKPTDPKKYLSATVKALPGFRIANPELINTVAMQKLVAGCYEIYKKEYVAYGGKLVDGKLPAKSFNITEDEEQRALQQHIAKRVVLAISEEQSTQKAANPMALKSAAVEDNEDAVDTTTTPVSEMPVVFSRNGK from the coding sequence ATGAGTAACGAAGAAATCCAAAATAGCGAAGTAACTTCTGAATTAGACAATGTAACTTCAGACCTTAATGACCTTTTTGCAAATCTGGATAATCTAAGCGAAGGGGATTTGCAAATAACAGAGCGAAAGGCTGGCAGTCTTGCGTCTTTGGCTGAAGAACTGGCAAAAGGTGGAACTTTCAACCCAGAATGGAAGTTTCGTCTGTGTAAGCCATCCAGTGAGTCTCTGCTAACCTGGTTTGTTCCTACAACCGATATTAAAGAGTGTCCTTACGAGGTTTTAGCTGTTCGCGGGGTACCTGTAGGTATCTTTCATGGGTTGAGTCTGTATGACTCAAATACTAGTAATACAGTCTGCCACACTGTTGCGATCGTACCCGATAAAGATACGGTGTACTATAACGAGCTTGGTCCTCTGACACAACCTCTGTACAACGGGGTTGCTTACCAAAAAGAGAATACGCCATCCCGCGATATTATAAGGATGTACCCTTACGGAAGTCGTAAGTTTAGTTGTGCTGAATGTATTAAAGCAGGACTACACCAACAGCAATACATCTCTAAGGATGGTACGGTACAAACAGATAAATGTAATGGCTCAAGCTCAATTCTGATAGTAGTAAGCCACCTGGCTATCAGCAAAACGGATCTTACTACTAAGACAAGAAAAGTCGAGTGGGTGCCAGTACAAGCTGTTAAAGATAGCGATGGTAACCAAGTCTATAAAGGTCCTTTTGTTCTACACGTATCCATTCGGGCTGGATCAGCTCGTTTCCCTAATGACGCTTTGACTAACTTAACTCCGCCAGATACAAAGTGCTGGTCTAAATTTTATGCAGAGCTAGCTCAAAATGACCTGGTGACTGACTATTTAGGTCATGAAAATGTTGGGCATCTACTAGCTCCAGTGCTGGTAGAAATGTGGGCAGGTAAACCAACTGATCCGAAAAAGTATTTGTCTGCAACCGTCAAAGCATTGCCTGGTTTTAGAATTGCTAACCCAGAACTTATTAACACGGTCGCAATGCAGAAGCTAGTAGCAGGTTGCTATGAGATTTACAAAAAAGAGTACGTAGCCTACGGCGGAAAACTTGTAGATGGTAAACTTCCAGCTAAAAGTTTTAATATTACAGAAGACGAAGAGCAAAGAGCTTTGCAGCAGCATATAGCAAAACGAGTTGTTTTAGCTATTTCTGAAGAGCAATCTACTCAGAAGGCAGCTAACCCAATGGCACTAAAGTCTGCTGCAGTCGAAGACAATGAAGATGCTGTAGATACTACTACAACTCCTGTTTCTGAGATGCCTGTAGTTTTCAGCCGGAACGGTAAGTAA